One window of Agromyces rhizosphaerae genomic DNA carries:
- a CDS encoding amidase: protein MTALHELSAVAQRDLLQRGDVSPTELVAHYLERIDRPADRYGAFTTVQADAALARAALVEASANPAAPLWGMPLADKDLVRRAGVPTGFGSRAFAGFVPDESDPLADDLDAAGAVSVGKTATPEFGLTSSAQSLASPPVRHPLDPSLDPGGSSGGAAVAVAAGLLPFAPGSDGGGSIRIPAAACGLVGIKPSRGRVPEGSGLAMLGGLPVAGAIGRDVADAALLLDGMIAPRGLPARHPLALRAPGDDGPFLAAAMRASGRFQVGVLRDTPWDEGFDVRVSPEAEAALAAAIDALDAMGQGIEELAPAPEPGYPDAFRTLWQVGAASVPLEPAQEGALEPLTRWLRGVGRTRTGPELAAALFELTAFERRTIARFAPFDAVLSPAVALTPRPIGWYDADDGEENFAQQVRYTPFTSFVNVAGLPAVTVPTSRTGAGLPMGVQLIGRPGGEAAILSLATMLQRRLRVAPPAPPA from the coding sequence GTGACCGCGCTGCATGAGCTCTCCGCCGTCGCCCAGCGCGACCTGCTGCAACGGGGCGACGTGTCGCCCACCGAGCTGGTCGCGCACTACCTCGAGCGCATCGACCGGCCCGCCGACCGGTACGGGGCGTTCACGACGGTGCAGGCGGATGCCGCGCTGGCGCGGGCCGCCCTCGTCGAGGCGTCGGCGAACCCCGCCGCGCCGCTCTGGGGCATGCCGCTGGCCGACAAGGACCTCGTGCGCCGCGCCGGCGTGCCGACGGGATTCGGCTCGCGCGCGTTCGCGGGATTCGTGCCCGACGAATCCGACCCCCTGGCCGACGACCTGGACGCCGCCGGCGCGGTGAGCGTCGGCAAGACCGCGACGCCGGAGTTCGGCCTCACCTCGTCGGCGCAGTCGCTCGCGTCGCCGCCGGTGCGGCACCCGCTCGACCCGTCGCTCGACCCCGGCGGCTCCAGTGGGGGAGCGGCGGTGGCGGTCGCCGCCGGCCTGCTGCCGTTCGCGCCCGGGTCCGACGGCGGCGGGTCGATCCGCATCCCCGCCGCCGCGTGCGGCCTGGTCGGCATCAAGCCCTCGCGCGGGCGCGTGCCCGAGGGGTCGGGTCTCGCGATGCTCGGCGGGCTGCCGGTCGCGGGCGCGATCGGGCGCGACGTCGCGGACGCGGCGCTGCTCCTCGACGGCATGATCGCGCCGCGCGGGCTTCCCGCGCGGCATCCGCTCGCCCTGCGTGCCCCGGGCGACGACGGGCCGTTCCTCGCGGCGGCGATGCGCGCGTCGGGCCGGTTCCAGGTCGGCGTGCTGCGCGACACCCCGTGGGACGAGGGGTTCGACGTGCGGGTGTCGCCGGAGGCCGAGGCGGCGCTCGCCGCGGCCATCGACGCGCTCGACGCGATGGGGCAGGGGATCGAGGAGCTCGCGCCGGCGCCCGAGCCCGGGTATCCCGACGCGTTCCGCACGCTCTGGCAGGTCGGCGCCGCGTCGGTGCCCCTGGAGCCTGCGCAGGAGGGCGCGCTCGAGCCGCTGACCCGGTGGCTGCGGGGCGTCGGCCGCACGCGCACGGGCCCGGAGCTCGCGGCGGCGCTGTTCGAGCTCACCGCGTTCGAGCGGCGCACGATCGCGCGGTTCGCGCCGTTCGACGCGGTGCTCTCGCCCGCGGTCGCGCTGACGCCGCGCCCGATCGGCTGGTACGACGCCGACGACGGCGAGGAGAACTTCGCCCAGCAGGTGCGGTACACGCCGTTCACGAGCTTCGTGAACGTCGCGGGGCTGCCCGCGGTGACCGTGCCGACGTCCCGCACCGGGGCCGGGCTGCCGATGGGCGTGCAGCTCATCGGCCGGCCGGGTGGCGAGGCGGCGATCCTCTCGCTCGCGACCATGCTGCAGCGCCGGCTGCGGGTGGCGCCGCCCGCGCCTCCGGCCTGA
- a CDS encoding GntR family transcriptional regulator yields MIEDGKPIFVQIAERIEDDIVDGALPDGGQAPSTNEIAAFYRINPATAGKGVNRLVDDGILVKRRGIGMFVADGARERLLARRRSSFVDDFVTPLLTEAEALGIGPDEVAALIRNTREDHTP; encoded by the coding sequence GTGATCGAGGACGGCAAGCCGATCTTCGTGCAGATCGCCGAGCGCATCGAGGACGACATCGTCGACGGCGCCCTCCCCGACGGGGGCCAGGCACCGTCGACGAACGAGATCGCCGCGTTCTACCGCATCAACCCCGCCACCGCCGGCAAGGGCGTCAATCGCCTGGTCGACGACGGCATCCTCGTCAAGCGACGCGGCATCGGCATGTTCGTCGCCGACGGCGCACGCGAGCGGCTGCTCGCACGCCGCCGGTCGTCGTTCGTCGACGACTTCGTCACCCCCCTGCTCACGGAGGCCGAGGCGCTGGGCATCGGCCCGGACGAGGTCGCCGCACTCATCCGCAACACCCGAGAGGACCACACCCCATGA
- a CDS encoding siderophore-interacting protein has translation MLTSPAVASRVLDDRPAFRAFRASVAAVQQLSPAFLRITFTGDDLDGFGTAGLDQRVKVILPLPDTGYDAFPGGEDWYVAWRALPERLRNPIRTYTIRAVRQELGEVDIDFALHGDGGPASRWARHARVGDPMVLVGPDDLSTGRALGIDWRPGDVDTVLLAGDETAAPAICAILEALPRDARGHALIEVPSPDDVLAVDAPAGVDLRWLPRAAGAVHGSRLVPSVRDAAARIMISRAGHAEVADVDVDRELLWDVPEGRSLDGGIYAWLAGEASAIKSLRRYLVGEAGLDRRRVAFMGYWRLGRAELG, from the coding sequence ATGCTTACCTCACCCGCGGTGGCCAGCCGAGTCCTCGACGACCGTCCCGCCTTCCGCGCGTTCCGCGCGAGCGTCGCCGCGGTGCAGCAGCTCTCGCCCGCGTTCCTGCGGATCACGTTCACCGGTGACGACCTCGACGGGTTCGGCACCGCGGGCCTCGACCAGCGGGTGAAGGTCATCCTCCCGCTTCCCGACACGGGCTACGACGCGTTCCCCGGGGGCGAGGACTGGTACGTCGCCTGGCGCGCGTTGCCCGAGCGGCTGCGCAACCCGATCCGCACGTACACGATCCGCGCGGTGCGGCAGGAGCTCGGCGAGGTCGACATCGACTTCGCGCTGCACGGCGACGGCGGCCCGGCCTCGCGCTGGGCGCGGCACGCGCGAGTGGGCGACCCGATGGTGCTCGTCGGCCCCGACGACCTGAGCACCGGCCGCGCGCTGGGCATCGACTGGCGACCCGGCGATGTCGACACCGTGCTGCTCGCGGGCGACGAGACGGCCGCGCCGGCGATCTGCGCGATCCTCGAGGCCCTGCCGCGCGACGCGCGCGGTCACGCGCTGATCGAGGTCCCGAGCCCCGACGACGTGCTCGCCGTGGACGCCCCGGCGGGCGTCGACCTGCGCTGGCTCCCGCGCGCCGCGGGCGCCGTGCACGGCTCGCGCCTCGTGCCGTCGGTGCGCGACGCCGCCGCCCGCATCATGATCTCCCGCGCCGGGCACGCCGAGGTCGCCGACGTCGACGTGGACCGCGAGCTGCTCTGGGACGTGCCGGAGGGGCGCAGCCTCGACGGCGGCATCTACGCCTGGCTCGCGGGCGAGGCCTCCGCGATCAAGTCGCTGCGCCGCTACCTCGTGGGCGAGGCCGGCCTCGACCGGCGCCGCGTCGCGTTCATGGGCTACTGGCGCCTCGGCCGCGCCGAACTGGGCTGA